The following proteins are co-located in the Castanea sativa cultivar Marrone di Chiusa Pesio chromosome 8, ASM4071231v1 genome:
- the LOC142606284 gene encoding protein FAR1-RELATED SEQUENCE 5-like, giving the protein MHFVHFTGVNHHHLSMMFGCALVVNETTKSYAWLLKTWLNAMLGNPPPPTIITDGDKVMAKAIADVLPNATHRLCMWHLLQKVPDQLSHVYNKYLHFQEELLHCINDTVTIEEFELEWSKIMENYGLGNNDWLGNLYMRCEKWVQKFFFQDIYNSKE; this is encoded by the coding sequence ATGCATTTTGTTCATTTCACTGGGGTTAATCACCATCATCTATCTATGATGTTTGGATGTGCTTTGGTTGTGAAtgaaacaacaaaatcttatgCATGGTTGTTAAAGACTTGGCTTAATGCAATGCTTGGAAATCCTCCTCCTCCTACAATTATAACAGATGGTGACAAGGTTATGGCTAAGGCAATTGCAGATGTATTGCCAAATGCAACTCATAGATTGTGTATGTGGCATCTTTTACAAAAAGTTCCAGACCAGTTATCCcatgtatataataaatatCTACATTTTCAGGAAGAATTACTCCATTGCATCAATGATACAGTCACCATTGAAGAGTTTGAGTTAGAATGGAGCAAGATTATGGAGAATTATGGATTGGGAAATAATGATTGGTTGGGAAATCTTTATATGCGGTGTGAAAAATGGgttcagaaatttttttttcaggatATCTACAACTCAAAGGAGTGA